GGGCTGTCATCGACCATCCTGGGCGGGCTCGGCCTGCTGATGGCGATCTGACGATTGGCATCAATGATCGCGAATACATGAAGGAACGATACCGCAAGCGCGGGGGAGCCGTCGGTATACCCATTTGGCGCGAACGCCACGCCCGCATGGAATATGACGAGGCGGACATGGTAGCCGGCCGCTATCGCGCACAAGCCGGCTCGATGCTTCGCCTGGGTCCTGCCAGCTCCGCAACCGGTTCGAGAAAGAACATGCTTGCCGCGGCCGCGCTTGTGTTCGCCGCGATCGTCTATTTCCTCGCCGCACAGCCTTTCGGCGACGTCCTCGATTTCAGCGGGCTGCCGAAGACCGGCGAATTTCGCGTGCTCGCGAAACTACGCGCAGAACCCACAGGGTTGCTCAAGATCACCGCGCCGGACGAGGATATCGCGCTGCATCTGCTGGACGCCGACGACCGCGAAGTGTTCGTCGGATTCGTCCGGAAAGACGAAGAAGGCGCGCTGACGGTACCTGCCGGCCGATGGCATACCATCGTCACTTCGGGAACGGCCGAGAGCCTGCAGGTCGCAACGGACCTCACGCTTGGCCATCCCCTTGGCATTATCGAGATCTCTCCGGGGGAGGCTGTCACCGCCTCGCGCGTGGCTGAGGACCAGCAAACGGAGAGCGAACAGTAAGGAAAATATCAGACAATCGAATGAGATGGCCCTAGAATATCTGCGCTAGCGACCGCGCAGTTAAAATGGGCCAAAGCAATGAAAGGAGAATCCAGATGCACTATGCCATGAAACGCCTGCTGCCGATCGCGGCTGCCTCCATCGCCTTGGCTTCGCCAGCGCACGCGCAGCGGGCGGACCGGTCGATCGAAATCTACCATATCTTCGACCTGAAGACCGACGCCCCACGAGCCGAAGTCACGCGGGCCATCACGGATTCCCTCAACAACAACGTGTCCGACATCGAGACAATCATGCCGCTCGTCCGCGGCGCACCCCCCGAAACACCCGGGACGTTCGAGCTCGTCGACCCGTTCGAGAATTCTCGCCTCGGCGCTTTCGGAGCCTTGATCGGCGCCTCGCAGCGCGCCCAGCTGAAGCAGGTGCAGTGCGATGGTGCCGTCTGGATCGCGAATGCCGTGCGGCGCATCCGTGGTTCGCAGAACCTTCGCCTCACGATGTGCCTGTTCCCCTACACGGAGGGCTATCACCTGGACGTGTACGCGGTCGACACCGAGGAAAAGGGCGGTGGCCTCGCCGCGAAGCTCGGCCGCGCGATCGCCGGAGCGGTGGTCAAGGATCCACGCGAGTGGACCAACAAGACCATCGTGGGCACGGTCCGCTCGGTCGCCAACAAGACTGGCGCGACGGTGACCTACGTCGAAGGGCAGCCCGCCTTCACCGACGCGCCGTGGAACGATGCGAATACGCTCATTCCGCAGGAGTCGGAGCAAACCGACGAATAGGAAGCGCAAACCCGGCCGCGGCCCAATTCAATTTCCCCGATCAATACATCCGGATTGGACACAAGAGAATTGGCAAGCATCGACACTGCGAATTAGCAAACCGTATGGCAACACAAGAACCGCCCCTGCCTGAACGTGAGGATTTTCTTCTCATCCTGAGCAAATCGATTAACCTTCTGTCGAGTTCGACGATAGGAAGGGTCCACTCCTGACGGCCCTTCATCGATGACTTCGGCCGGCATCTATGCCATCTACCACTACGAGACGCTGAGTCGCTCGCTTCTGGCCCAGATCGGCGCGATCTGAATGAAGACAGTCGGATCGCCTCGCGCGTGAACGTCAGATGGATAATCCTCGCGGTCGAGTTTCTTCTGATCTTCGCGATAACCGCGTATTTCTACGCCAACGCGCTGGTTCAGCTCGTAAAATCCGCCCTCGAAATGACTCGCTCCGCCTTCTGATCGACCAACATTGTTCCCTTTTCGTTCGCTTTGAGGCAAAGGCGTCGAAACGGAGGAGCTATGTCGCCTGTCAGCCTGGTCGAACTCAATTTGACAAATGCCACGTTAAACGAGATTCCGTGTCAGGAAAGGTGAGATTCTCAATCGCTGCGGCAAAGCACCCCTCCAATAACTAGTTAATATGAAGAACTTACGCGAATTCCGAGAATTCGGACGATTTTTTTGCCAAGCAGCTGCGTCGGTGATTTAGACGAGTATTCTTCGCAACGCCCAATGCCGGTTTCGGTCACGCTCAAGACCGTTGCGTCGACCGCGCAGATCCTGCCTTATCGTCGGACTGCAAATGACAGGATTTCCTGTTGATCGACCCCCGTTGGTTGCAGCCGACGGGGGTCATTTCGTTTGAGCATTTATAAATTCTCGGAGCAGCTAGCACCACGGCTCGCGTCGGCCCGACCACGTCCGAGCAACGCCAGCGCTGTCAAAAGCCTCGGAAAACGGGATTCCGCGCCAGATAGAGCGAGATTCTCATTTCGTGTGGCTGGCAGCAAGCCCAATCTGCACAGCAAAACAATACTTTAACGGGCACGCGCGTTCCGACCGACATTTTTTTGCCAATCGAGCAAACCGCAAATTTTCGGATAACAACAGTGGATGACCGGAAACGGAGAAACCTGCACGATTACTGGGTTGGCTGTCTGATTTTGCCGGTGCTCCTTTATGCGATCGTGCGGCTTCTAATTCACCTAGCAAGCTAGCCGGGGGTCACGACCGAGCGAGGCGATCCGCTGGTTGGCTTTCATCAAACCTCAGCTACAGCGAATTCGGGCGAGCCTGCCCAGGTAAGCTCCCAAGTCGCTCCTTGTCGGATGTTCTGGACAAGTGTCGTGCGGAATGTCGCCAGGCAGCTTCCACCGGCCCGGCGTGACGACGGATAGACAACACCACCGAAATCGGCGCCTCGCAGTTCCCGCGCCAGTTTTTGCCCCGCTGCATGGCCACTTTCCTCAACGGGATCGAGGTAGTCCGCTCCGTCCTGGTCGCGCAGATCCACGAAAGGTCCCAGAAACCCTGCGATCAGTTCACGGTACCGCGTGACGTTCTCATAGCGGCCGACGTTGTGCAGTTCGCGGGTCAGATGGTGACCGACTTCCGCCACAGCGGTCTCGTTCGGCGCATCACCGAACGCCGCGTACCATGCACCGCGATTGCCGTCGTTGAAGCGGCTGCCTTGAGGACGCGTGTAACAGAATGCCGCGTTCACATAGGTCCAACCATAACCGTAGGCAGATGTCAGCAGTTCGTCCTGCCGCACCTCGGAAGGCAGCGGCATATTCTCGTTTTGCCGGAGTGAAGTCTTTCGCTCGATCTCCTCCAGAAAGGCGAGTGCGGCGTCCGTGTCCGCCAGCGGAGCCATCGCGGGCTCTTCGATATAGGCTGTGCTTATCAGCCGGATTGTCGCCGGTTCGACGATCTCAACAAGCGGTAATCCTCGTGGGACCGTGTTTTCGACAAGCTGCACGGCCGCCTCACAAGCCGCCGCGCAGCGCGTCGATATGCTGGCGGACCGCCGCCATCGCGGGAATACCGCCGGCGATCATCATATCGACCGGCCGCCTGCCATTGTAGGGCGCGCCTTTGTTGGCCAGCGTCGGCCACTCGGTGGTAAGCGGCCCGTTGAACAAGAGCCGCAACCCCTTGAAGATGCCGATGATGAGGCTTGCGCGCGTGACCTTGTCGCGATCAAGGCGACCCTTGAACGCATCCTGCTTCATCCGGTCCCAAGTAGCTTGGGGAACATCGAACAGCGCCGCACCTTCCTGACCGGATAGATCCCAGTGCTGGGCGGCACGAACCACAGCTTTCACGATCACGGAGACCTGCTCGCGATCGGCGATCGGGGCGACCTGTGGGCGCTCTAAGTCCTGGACACTTGTCATGCTTCACCTCTTATGATAGAGATATCTATATCATATGAGGTCCGATTGCAAGTGCAGTCGGACGTGCAAACGAGGCAGACCACCGTGTCGAAGAACATTTTGATATTTTCCGATGGCACCGGTCAATACGGTGGGCTGAAACCCGACCAGCGCCTGTCGAACATCTACAAGCTCTACGCCGCGGCGCGCCCTTCCATCGACAATTGCATCGACCCTGCCGACCAGGTCGCATTCTACGATTCGGGCCTTGGCACAGGAGAAGATGGGGGCGGATGGGGTCAGCGCCTTTCGCGTATATTCGGTTTGGCCTTCGGTACCGGTATCAGCGACAATATTGCCGACTGCTACGAGGCGATCCTCAAGCACTACGAGCCGGGCGATCGTATCTATCTCTTCGGGTTCAGTCGCGGCGCCTACACCGCGCGGTGCGTGGCGAATGTGCTGAACCTGTGCGGGGTCCCGCAAACGCGCGAAGGTGGCCCTATCCCGCGCGGCGGGAAAGCGCTGCGCGACATCGCCGAGGAAGCCGTGTTCGAAGTCTATGAGCACGGTGCCGGCAAACCACGCGGCGACTACGAAGAAGAGCGCGAGGAGAAGGCGCGCCGATTTCGAGCGAAATACAATTGCTGCGGCGAAGGACTGGATGGCGAGGAGCAGGGCAATGTCGCGCCGTACTTTATCGGCGTTTTCGATACGGTGGCCTCACTCGGGACGGCGCGCGCACGGACCTTCATTTTCGCCAGCTTCTTTCTTTCCCTCGGCGCCGCCCTGATCGCGGGGTTCTGGATCAAGTCTGCATGGGCTGCAGCTCTTCTGGCGATCCCCGCTCTCTGGTTGCTCTACAAGGGGCTCGGCATGGCGAAGCGGCAATGGAAGACCATTACCGACTGGCCAAAACCTGGCCAAAAGCGATCGCACAGCGCCAAGTGGAACATGAAGAACGCAGACAGGTTCCTCGACACGAACGTGCGCTTTGCGCGCCATGCATGCTCGATCGATGAAGACCGCAAGCATTTCCCCATCGCAGGCTGGGGCTATTCCTCCGACGTTCAGCGCATGGATCACCTCGATCCGCCCTGGCTTCGCCAGGTCTGGTTTGCCGGCAACCACTCGGACGTTGGGGGTAGCCATCCAGAAGACGAGTCGCGGCTTTCCGATATTGCCTTGCAGTGGATGGTGGAACAGCTCGACGAAACCAAGCATCCGATAGAACTGAACCGGGCCCGCCTCAACCTGTGGCCCGATGCGCTCGGAATCCAGCATGATGAGCGCCGAGCGCTGCTCGACGCCCCCTGGCAGGCCCTGCTACCCAGGAAATGGCGAAAGACATGGCCGCAGGAAGCCAGATCCATCAATCCGCAAGCGGAATTGCATCCGAGCGTTTTCGAGCGCGCTCGCGCAACGTCAGTCAGGAACTACGACCGGCACGAGCCTTACCGGCCGAGCGCGCTCCAGAAGCACGAGAAACTCTTGGCAGCCGGGTCGACGACCGAGCCTCCGGCGCAACCGATCAGCCCCGATAGGCCGGGCGCCGAGGGCAACCAGACCGATCCGTAACTGGTCACGCCGTTCGCCACAGACCGACATGCAACCGAGAACCCGGCCAACCCTATAGAATTAGCCTCCCAGTTTCGAAAGCTCCGTTACCCACGATGCCCTCCTCGACAATCATCAAGATGCCATCGGACGACAAGGCCTTCGAGGAAAACTGTGTGCCGCTGTTCTGCGGCGTCCTGAATGACCCGAACGTCAAGCTCGTCGGCACGCGGGGCAAAGCCCAATCGGGGATCGATCTGACCGGCAGGCGCGACCGCGATCCCACGCAGCTGGTCGGTATCCAGTGCAAGCTCATCACGCGTGGCGGAAAGCTCACCGAGGAGATCGTCCGCGCCGACTTCGCCAAAGCCCTGCAGATCACTCCGGCGCTGACCGAATTCATCGTCGCCACCACCGCGAACGACGATCTCGAATACGATCGCATTGCAAACACGCTGTCGCAGGAGCAGGCGGCGCTCGGCCGCCGAATCGACGTCCAGGTCTGGGGATGGGACACGCTCCAACCGAAAATTCGCGCGCATAAGGCGGCGCTCGATGCGTTCGATCCCGGTCACAGCGCATCGACCGATCGGATTGTGGCCCTGGGAGAGGAATCTCTCGAGCGCCATGGCCATACGAAAGCAGCCGTCGATCGCGGGTTCGAGATGCAGGAGCGCATCCTGAGAACGGTGACGGCCATCGATGCTGGCCGCAGCGGTGAACTGGATGTTCACCTCGATCTCCAGATCGATGGGTATCGCGACATCCTCAACGGCGGCAAACCGCACACCGCGCTCGGCCTGCTCGAGAACCTCGAAGCAAAATTGACCGCAAACAGTTCTGCAGCGATACGTGCGCGCACTCGCGCCAATATCGGCCTCGCCTACCAGCGGCTCGGCGATGACGAGCGAGCCGGCGAACTGCTTCTCGAAGCCTACGAGCTCAATCCCGACGATCCGAAAGTCGCTACCAATCGCGCTCTTGGCCTTCAGCTTCTCGGACGCTTCGAGGAGTCGACGCAGTGGGCGCGCGCGCGGCTGCGAGAAGATTCCTCCGACGAACACGCCGCCGCCTTCCTGCTCCAGGCGGCGACGTTTCTCACGGACCTGGACGATCCGAGTGCAGATATCCCCGAAGAGCTCTGCAACAGCGAGCTGGTCCGTATCTATCGCTGCGCCTTCTTGCGCTCACGCGGCCGTGACGACGAATGGCGGCAACTGGCGATCAAGAACTGGCACGACAATCCTGACAGCCTTCCCGCGGGCCGGCTTGCCGGCGATGCCTACCTCGAGATCGCGATCGGCGATGGCCGGTTCGAACGATCGGCAAAGATCGACTCCATTAGGCAGGAGGCGCTCGCATCTGCGCGCGACCTCCTGCAAAACTACTGGGACGAGGTGCGGCAATACGAAAACGCCGATCAAAACACCTACAATTGCGTCGCCTGCAATCTAATCACCGCCTATCGCGCTCTTGGCCATCCCGAGAAAGCCGACACGATCGCCACGCAATTGCTCGCGATCGCTCCCACCGACGAGAACGCGCTGATGAACGCGGCCTACGCATCGATGGACCAAGGGCACCATGAGAACGCACTGGGCCATGCTCGCAAGCTCGATGACGGGCCGGCGAAGACCGCCCTGCTGTTGCATATCTGGTCGGCGCAATCCAACTGGGTGAGCATCCTGGACTACAAATCCGACGAACGGCGCAGCGCTTTGTCGGAAGCCGTCCAGGAGCAATACGACGCGATGGTTTTCCGCGCGACCTACGCGGCCGACACGTCGCTCGATTGCCGCGAAGACGCAGATATTTTGCTGGCACGCTGGCCGGCCTCGCTGCCGGTGCATGTCACGGTAGCCGATGCCCTCAGCCACCGCGGTTCGGACCGCTTGGGTCACGTGATCGACAGAGCGATGGGGCTGGTCACCGATGCCACGAACTTTGGCCATCGATCGATGCTCGCGCATCTGTTCTACCTCGAAGAGCGATGGGACGATGTCATCGGAACGCTCAGTGGCTTCGTCGCGCTTGATCGCGACACCGTACAGCTGTCCTGGTTGGCCCTTTCGCATGCGAACAGCGACGAGCGAACCAGGGCGAGCACCTTCTTCCGCGAACTGTCTCCCGAATTGCTCGCAACGTCGAAATACGCCCGCCTTGCGGGAGCGGCCGAGCACAACCGCGGCGATGTGAAAGCGGCCGAGCGGTATCTCCGCATGGCAATAGCGGACGACCCCAACGATCTACGCGCGCACTTGCTGCTACAAAGCGCGCTTCAGCGGGCGAACAAGTCCAGAGATGCGCAAGATCACATCCTGCCGCTCGACGAAACGAAGCTTGTCGGAAACCCCCATGATCGCCTGCGACTGGCGATGCTCCTGCGCCATTTCGGGGAGGCTGGACGCGCACTCGAACTGGCATTCGATGCCGCATCGCAAAATCGCGGGGACCGCGAGATCGTCTCGTCGTATCCCGGTTTGATTTTTACCGACGAGGAACTTCCCTCGTCGATTGCGATGGCCAAGGGCCTTGGCCCAAACTTCTGGTTCAGGCTCGAAGGCGTCGATGGCGAGGAGCCTGTCGAGGGCATTCTCAGCGACGAGCCAATCCCGGAGGTCCAGACTTTTCCGGGAACCCATGCTCTCGCGGCGGCGCTTGCAGGAAAGGTCGTCGGCGACAGCGTGACCCTCCCGCAGAACATGGGGCCCGACCTCACTTATGAAGTGAAAGAGGCGAAGCACAGATACATCTGGCTGCTCCACGATATCATGCACACGCACGGGGCCCGGTTTCCGGAAGAGACCGCGATGTTCTCGCTGAAAACCAGGGAAGGGGATGTCCAGCCCATCCTCGACATGGCGAAAGAGATGTCGGAACGCGGGCGCTCGATTATCGATGTCTATCTCGAAAACGCGATACCGCTTGCTGCCGTCGCTCCGATGTGCCGCAAGAACGTCATCGAGATGGCAGACCATCTCGTCATCATCGGCGAGGATCTTAGGACCTGCCTCGGCGATCACGGCGAACGAAACAACGCGCAGCAAGCGGTCGTCGAGGGCAAGGGGCAAGCTGCGGCTCTGGACACGATCGCGGTCTGGCGCGCGAGCCAGCTCGGGGTGCTGGACGATCTACGCGATTGGTTCGGAACACTTTATGTCGCGCAATCCTCGTTCGATGAACTGCTGGAATTACGGTCGAGTTCGGAATTCGCGTCGCGGCAGGATACCGGGTTCCTCGGCTATCACGAGGGCAAGCACTTTCGTAGCGAGCTTACGGCAGAGGAGGCTGGTGCGCAGAAAGCGCGGATTGATGCGGCGCTCGAGGACATCCAGCGCTGCTGCGAAATTGTCCCTGTCGACGATTCCCAGTCGATCGAAG
The genomic region above belongs to Erythrobacteraceae bacterium WH01K and contains:
- a CDS encoding RES family NAD+ phosphorylase; this translates as MQLVENTVPRGLPLVEIVEPATIRLISTAYIEEPAMAPLADTDAALAFLEEIERKTSLRQNENMPLPSEVRQDELLTSAYGYGWTYVNAAFCYTRPQGSRFNDGNRGAWYAAFGDAPNETAVAEVGHHLTRELHNVGRYENVTRYRELIAGFLGPFVDLRDQDGADYLDPVEESGHAAGQKLARELRGADFGGVVYPSSRRAGGSCLATFRTTLVQNIRQGATWELTWAGSPEFAVAEV
- a CDS encoding DUF2384 domain-containing protein, translating into MTSVQDLERPQVAPIADREQVSVIVKAVVRAAQHWDLSGQEGAALFDVPQATWDRMKQDAFKGRLDRDKVTRASLIIGIFKGLRLLFNGPLTTEWPTLANKGAPYNGRRPVDMMIAGGIPAMAAVRQHIDALRGGL
- a CDS encoding DUF2235 domain-containing protein, whose translation is MSKNILIFSDGTGQYGGLKPDQRLSNIYKLYAAARPSIDNCIDPADQVAFYDSGLGTGEDGGGWGQRLSRIFGLAFGTGISDNIADCYEAILKHYEPGDRIYLFGFSRGAYTARCVANVLNLCGVPQTREGGPIPRGGKALRDIAEEAVFEVYEHGAGKPRGDYEEEREEKARRFRAKYNCCGEGLDGEEQGNVAPYFIGVFDTVASLGTARARTFIFASFFLSLGAALIAGFWIKSAWAAALLAIPALWLLYKGLGMAKRQWKTITDWPKPGQKRSHSAKWNMKNADRFLDTNVRFARHACSIDEDRKHFPIAGWGYSSDVQRMDHLDPPWLRQVWFAGNHSDVGGSHPEDESRLSDIALQWMVEQLDETKHPIELNRARLNLWPDALGIQHDERRALLDAPWQALLPRKWRKTWPQEARSINPQAELHPSVFERARATSVRNYDRHEPYRPSALQKHEKLLAAGSTTEPPAQPISPDRPGAEGNQTDP